The sequence below is a genomic window from Vibrio spartinae.
CACCGGCAAGCATCACGCCTTCAACTTGAGTGAGCTGTTGCCAGTCAAATGTTTGCCCGGTCCCTCCGCTCTGTTGGCCGACTTTGCTATCGTATAAATGACGATCAATATGCTGTGCTAACGGTGCTGGAAGTTGGTCTGAGACTGCATAAGCTTTCCAGATCGCAATATCAGCAGATAGCGCTTTTCGGAGCTGATTGACGTAGGCTTGATCTTCGTTGCCATGCAGTTGTACAGCGCTTAACTGAAGTTCATGCGCGATTTGAGCCACCTCTTCGACGGTGTGATTCTGAAATACGCCCACATACTTAAGTGGTGCGCCGGCCATGGTTACGCGAGCTGACTCCGGTGTGGTGTAGCGTGGGGAGGCTTCGACAAAAATAAGCCCACCGTAGACGGCGCCAGCCCGGTAAGCTTGCGCGGCGTCATTCGGACGGGTTAGTCCACAAACTTTGTTCTCACCGAGGATCACACGACGAACCGCTATTTCCAGATTTTGTTCGGACATCAGAGAACTGCCGATCAGGAAGCCCTGAGCATAGGCAGACAAATCCCGGACTTGCCGATGCGTATAAATGCCAGACTCCGAAATAATCGTGGTGCCTTTGGGCAACTTTGGTGCCAGTGCTTTAGTTCGGTTCAGATCGGTCGTTAAGTCTCTTAAATTACGGTTGTTGATCCCGATGACTTTCGCTTGGAGTGCAACTGCCCGTTCCAGCTCTGCCTCATTACTGGCTTCAGTTAAAATGCCCATGTTGAGCTGATGAGCAACCTGAGCGAGGGTCTGATAAGTTTCATCGTCTAATACGGAGAGCATCAGTAAAATGGCATCCGCACCGTAGTGGCGAGCCAGATAAACCTGATAAGTATCGATCATGAAATCTTTACACAGTATCGGTTGGGTGACCTGATTGCGAACCTGAGGAATAAACTCAAAGTTTCCTTGGAAGTACTTCTCATCGGTCAGGATAGAAATCGCATTGGCATACTGTTTATAGACCGATGCGATATAGTCCAGATCAAAGACGTCGCGGATCAGTCCTTTGGAGGGCGATGCCTTTTTGCATTCAAGAATGAACGCTGCTTTTCCAGTATTCAACGCATCATAAAAACTTCGGTCTGAAGGCTTCAGTAAACTCTTAAAGCTTGCTAATGGTTGATTTTGTTGACGTTGTTCGAGCCAGAGATGTTTATCGCGAACAATCTTGACGAGGACTTCTGCCATTTCCGTATGTTCTGTGGTGATGTGTTCTGATAACTGTGTTGTCATGTATTAGCTCCGCTGTGCAAGTTGACGGACTCGTTGGAATGCCTGTCCTGATTTCATGATATCAATTGCTTGTTGGGCATTGGCTTTTAAATCTTCGCGGCCGAACAGACGAAGTAACAGTGCCACATTCACTGCGACCGCAGCCATTTGAGCCTCTGTTCCTTTGCCCGTTAACAGATTTTCAATCAGCTGACGATTTTCTTCAGGCGTTCCCCCCTGAATAGCTGATAAAGGATACGTTTTTAATCCGAAGTCTTCAGGCGTTAACAGATACTCAGTGATCGTTTGATCGCGAATCTCTGCCACCAGTGTCGGACCATGGATGGCGACTTCATCCAGTCCGGAACCATGGACTACCGCTGCGCGCTTCATCCCCATTTTTAGCATGGTTTGAGCAATCGGCTGAATGAGGTCTGGATCGTAAACGCCCATCAGTTCGATATTTGGCCGTGCCGGATTAATCAGTGGACCGAGAATATTGAAAATCGTTCGGGTTTTGAGTGTTTGACGCACTGGCATCGCGTGCCGCACGCCACCATGGTACTGCGGGGCAAACAGAAAAGCGACCCCCAGCTCGTCCAGTGCTTCGCGGGTCGCCTGAGGTGTCATCGTCAGATCGATACCGAATGCATCCAGCAGGTCAGAAGACCCGGATTTGCTGGAAACGCCTCGGTTACCATGCTTGGCGACTTTGACACCGCAGGCGGCTGCGACAAATGCAGACGTCGTGGAAATATTAAAGGTATTAGCACCGTCGCCACCGGTGCCGACAATATCGGCAAAATCGTAGTCAGGGCGAGGAAATGGGGTGGCATTATCCAGCAGTGCTTGTACGGCACCGGAGATTTCTTCAGGCGTTTCCCCCTTGAGCTTCAGTGCCGTTAACATTGCAGCCATCAGAATAGGGGCCATTTCACCCTGAATAATTTGGCTAAAGAGGGTATGGGCTTCTTGTTGAGATAATGGCATCTGTGAGAACAGTTTATCAATGATTGGTTGCATGTGGTCCTTTCCCTTCTCTTGAGACTTTAGTTTGGTCAATAATATTTCGGCTTAGTTCTCTTGAAGCGCCCATTCAATCGTATTTGCCAGTAGTTTCGCGCCATAAGTGGTCATGATCGATTCCGGATGAAATTGAAATCCGCAGACTTTGTGCTGTTCATGGATCACCGACATGGTTAAACCATC
It includes:
- the trpCF gene encoding bifunctional indole-3-glycerol-phosphate synthase TrpC/phosphoribosylanthranilate isomerase TrpF; the encoded protein is MTTQLSEHITTEHTEMAEVLVKIVRDKHLWLEQRQQNQPLASFKSLLKPSDRSFYDALNTGKAAFILECKKASPSKGLIRDVFDLDYIASVYKQYANAISILTDEKYFQGNFEFIPQVRNQVTQPILCKDFMIDTYQVYLARHYGADAILLMLSVLDDETYQTLAQVAHQLNMGILTEASNEAELERAVALQAKVIGINNRNLRDLTTDLNRTKALAPKLPKGTTIISESGIYTHRQVRDLSAYAQGFLIGSSLMSEQNLEIAVRRVILGENKVCGLTRPNDAAQAYRAGAVYGGLIFVEASPRYTTPESARVTMAGAPLKYVGVFQNHTVEEVAQIAHELQLSAVQLHGNEDQAYVNQLRKALSADIAIWKAYAVSDQLPAPLAQHIDRHLYDSKVGQQSGGTGQTFDWQQLTQVEGVMLAGGLSPENAKEAAALGCNGLDFNSGVESAPGIKDTDKLQQAFQKIRDY
- the trpD gene encoding anthranilate phosphoribosyltransferase, whose amino-acid sequence is MQPIIDKLFSQMPLSQQEAHTLFSQIIQGEMAPILMAAMLTALKLKGETPEEISGAVQALLDNATPFPRPDYDFADIVGTGGDGANTFNISTTSAFVAAACGVKVAKHGNRGVSSKSGSSDLLDAFGIDLTMTPQATREALDELGVAFLFAPQYHGGVRHAMPVRQTLKTRTIFNILGPLINPARPNIELMGVYDPDLIQPIAQTMLKMGMKRAAVVHGSGLDEVAIHGPTLVAEIRDQTITEYLLTPEDFGLKTYPLSAIQGGTPEENRQLIENLLTGKGTEAQMAAVAVNVALLLRLFGREDLKANAQQAIDIMKSGQAFQRVRQLAQRS